In the genome of Neodiprion pinetum isolate iyNeoPine1 chromosome 2, iyNeoPine1.2, whole genome shotgun sequence, one region contains:
- the LOC124211336 gene encoding protein adenylyltransferase SelO-like gives MGIFSEVNPTPLAQDEVKLIAASRDVLVNVLDMDPAISVTNGFVQFVSGCPVTNSTPLAHRYGGHQFGKWCSQLGDGRAHILGEYINAKGERWELQLKGSGLTPYSRDLDGRAVLRSSIREFLCSEAMYYLGVETTRSAALIVGSDAVYRDQFYSGQIRSERAAILLRVAPSWFRFGSLEILARQGELLHLKMLVDYIIENHFNDINLLEVENRYVVLFGRIAHRTVELAVRWQSLGFAHGVLNTDNMSILGLTIDYGPFGFVEAYDSKFVPNRSDRFGKYSLDKQLDVVLWNLEKLSAAFEPFLDENQRLYASNVLKMLGGYGRRKLRSVMRSKLGLITDVEEDQQLLAMLLSMMEETGADYTMTFRQLALVNPDTMIDYDVVKNHWSLSRLMCHDYYTSFAEFYRRRLYSEGVYNDAERKERMNAVNPLYVLRNWMAQSAIEKAEQNDFSEVVLIQKILETPYSEQIEAEQHGYAASPPSLAYRLRISCSS, from the exons ATGGGAATATTCTCGGAAGTTAATCCCACTCCCCTTGCTCAAGACGAGGTTAAGCTCATCGCAGCGTCCAGAGATGTTCTCGTAAATGTGCTTGACATGGATCCTGCCATTTCTGTCACGAACGGATTCGTTCAATTCGTATCCGGATGCCCCGTTACGAACTCGACGCCGTTAGCCCATCGTTACGGCGGGCATCAATTTGGGAAGTGGTGTTCTCAGTTGGGTGATGGCAGGGCGCACATTCTTGGAGAGTACATAAACGC GAAAGGTGAAAGATGGGAATTACAGCTGAAAGGATCCGGACTGACTCCGTATTCTCGCGATTTGGATGGACGCGCCGTCCTCAGATCTTCCATAAGAGAATTTCTCTGCTCGGAGGCAATGTATTATTTGG GAGTTGAGACGACGCGATCCGCAGCGCTCATCGTCGGCAGTGACGCAGTTTACAGAGATCAGTTCTATTCTGGACAGATTCGAAGCGAAAGGGCAGCAATACTTTTAAGGGTGGCACCCTCCTGGTTCCGTTTCGGATCGCTCGAAATCCTAGCACGTCAGGGCGAATTGTTGCACCTAAAGATGCTTGTGGATTACATCATAGAA AATCATTTCAACGACATCAACTTGCTGGAAGTGGAGAACCGTTACGTCGTGTTATTTGGACGAATAGCGCATCGCACAGTCGAATTAGCTGTCCGCTGGCAAAGTCTCGGATTTGCTCACGGTGTACTGAATACGGATAATATGAGTATTTTGGGACTAACCATTGATTATGGTCCATTTGGCTTTGTCGAAGCCTacgattcgaaatttgttcCTAATAGGTCAGATAGATTCGGCAAATATTCGTTGGATAAGCAGTTGGAT GTTGTACTGTGGAATCTGGAAAAACTATCCGCAGCCTTTGAACCATTCTTAGATGAAAATCAAAGACTGTACGCATCGAACGTATTGAAAATGCTTGGCGGATACGGAAGAAGAAAGTTAAG ATCGGTAATGAGATCAAAATTAGGTTTGATAACGGACGTTGAGGAGGACCAACAGTTGTTGGCTATGTTATTGTCGATGATGGAGGAAACTGGGGCTGATTACACAATGACATTTAGACAACTGGCATTGGTTAATCCTGACACTATGATAGACTATGATGTAGTCAAAAATCATTGGTCTCTTTCTCGTCTGATGTGTCACGATTACTACACCTCGTTTGCAGAATTCTATAGGCGGCGTCTGTACTCGGAAGGAG TTTATAATGACGCGGAACGTAAGGAAAGAATGAATGCCGTGAATCCATTGTACGTTCTGCGAAATTGGATGGCACAATCGGCGATTGAAAAAGCTGAACAGAACGACTTTTCGGAG GTTGTGCTGATACAAAAAATACTGGAGACACCATACTCGGAACAAATTGAAGCTGAGCAACATGGATATGCTGCCTCACCGCCGTCACTGGCTTACCGATTACGCATTAGTTGTTCCAGTTGA
- the Mks1 gene encoding tectonic-like complex member MKS1 isoform X1, giving the protein MSKNIEGKAKIANTYRVSEPIVNFKIRVRIAQQKSRLVELFKTEEETRDSNFLEYEEKILSWQEKIFGRFEAQFYADSKNCATKQQKQYHETITEKNITGSRIYTYIDDDSYFPNKDLLTKPYKSHLSRKNASALPTLQNRKPFVERYNKKVIDDNPGDTTIRTNHYLHRDSETMYIIVDLMPNAKSSSYDFDDSQILLCTITFDKIHRSLTVDPDFTYQEPYEIHGTDMNYDYWIEHASEIQYPQDLETEVKELRGQVMQKLSYREAEIFPQIGLPPANRLRIFVNLDIMSVHNFPYDSLFVTYHIELPEYWSTDQPERLTGRTQRCSMTKGSANFSYVAEFCIELNSSRLEDEKSSIAWPWILISIASLDSWTRYRIEGYAAEALPATSGCHYLTLHTWRPVGDFLNTLRRFFTGGTYELQDLSYCGIPAMYDDTKLEKANLETVPSGQIELKLNIIQQSRSFIDGSCFKRDTFERLSAGRLMNSVNDVLEQFKAARERMIKARIMNS; this is encoded by the exons atgtcgaaaaatattgaggGAAAAGCGAAAATAGCGAACACGTACCGCGTCAGCGAGCCGAttgtgaatttcaaaatcag AGTCAGAATTGCACAACAGAAATCCCGACtagttgaattatttaaaacgGAAGAAGAAACCAGAGATTCGAATTTTTTGGAATACGAGGAGAAAATTCTCTCCTggcaggaaaaaattttcggccgTTTCGAGGCGCAGTTTTACGCGGATTCAAAAAACTGTGCGACGAAACAGCAGAAACAGTATCACGAAACGATAACCGAGAAAAATATTACTGGGTCTCgcatatatacctacattgaCGATGATTCTTATTTTCCCAATAAAGACTTACTGACAAAGCCGTACAAATCGCATTTGTCTCGAAAAAACGCGTCAGCGTTACCAACTTTGCAAAACCGAAAGCCCTTCGTTGAACGTTACAACAAAAAAGTTATCGACGATAATCCCGGAGATACTACAATTCGCACTAATCATTATCTCCACAGAGATTCCGAGACAATGTACATCATAGTCGATTTAATGCCGAACGCCAAGTCCAGTTCCTACGATTTTGATGACTCACAAATACTGTTGTGCACAATCACATTCGACAAAATTCATCGCTCTTTAACCGTCGATCCCGATTTCACGTACCAAGAGCCTTACGAAATTCACGGCACTGATATGAATTACGATTATTGGATCGAACATGCATCCGAAATTCAGTATCCTCAAGATTTGGAAACTGAAGTTAAAGAATTGCGTGGT CAGGTAATGCAGAAGTTGAGCTACAGGGAAGCAGAAATCTTTCCTCAAATTGGATTACCTCCAGCTAATCGCCTGCGGATTTTTGTCAATCTGGACATTATGTCTGTTCACAACTTTCCGTACGATAGTTTGTTCGTGACGTATCACATTGAATTGCCTGAATATTGGAGTACAGATCAACCGGAACGTTTGACTGGTCGGACACAGCGATGTTCAATGACAAAAGGAAGTGCAAATTTCAGTTACGTAGCCGAATTTTGCATCGAGTTAAATTCATCCCGGTTAGAAGATGAGAAATCCTCAATTGCCTGGCCGTGGATTCTTATTTCGATAGCTTCTCTTGATAGCTGGACCAG GTACCGAATCGAAGGGTATGCGGCTGAAGCGCTTCCAGCTACTTCCGGATGTCACTACTTGACGTTGCATACTTGGCGACCAGTTGGAGACTTTTTAAACACTCTTCGCCGCTTCTTTACTGGCGGAACGTACGAGCTTCAAGATCTGTCTTATTGTGGTATTCCCGCAATGTATGACGATACGAAATTGGAAAAAGCAAATTTGGAGACCGTGCCAAGCGGTCAGATTGAACTGAAATTGAACATCATCCAGCAGAGCCGATCTTTCATTGATGGCAGCTGCTTTAAACGCGACACTTTCGAACGTCTAAGTGCTGGGCGACTTATGAACAGTGTTAACGACGTTCTTGAACAATTTAAGGCTGCCAGAGAACGGATGATAAAAGCACGCATCATGAACTCGTGA
- the Mks1 gene encoding tectonic-like complex member MKS1 isoform X2, producing MSKNIEGKAKIANTYRVSEPIVNFKIRVRIAQQKSRLVELFKTEEETRDSNFLEYEEKILSWQEKIFGRFEAQFYADSKNCATKQQKQYHETITEKNITGSRIYTYIDDDSYFPNKDLLTKPYKSHLSRKNASALPTLQNRKPFVERYNKKVIDDNPGDTTIRTNHYLHRDSETMYIIVDLMPNAKSSSYDFDDSQILLCTITFDKIHRSLTVDPDFTYQEPYEIHGTDMNYDYWIEHASEIQYPQDLETEVKELRGVMQKLSYREAEIFPQIGLPPANRLRIFVNLDIMSVHNFPYDSLFVTYHIELPEYWSTDQPERLTGRTQRCSMTKGSANFSYVAEFCIELNSSRLEDEKSSIAWPWILISIASLDSWTRYRIEGYAAEALPATSGCHYLTLHTWRPVGDFLNTLRRFFTGGTYELQDLSYCGIPAMYDDTKLEKANLETVPSGQIELKLNIIQQSRSFIDGSCFKRDTFERLSAGRLMNSVNDVLEQFKAARERMIKARIMNS from the exons atgtcgaaaaatattgaggGAAAAGCGAAAATAGCGAACACGTACCGCGTCAGCGAGCCGAttgtgaatttcaaaatcag AGTCAGAATTGCACAACAGAAATCCCGACtagttgaattatttaaaacgGAAGAAGAAACCAGAGATTCGAATTTTTTGGAATACGAGGAGAAAATTCTCTCCTggcaggaaaaaattttcggccgTTTCGAGGCGCAGTTTTACGCGGATTCAAAAAACTGTGCGACGAAACAGCAGAAACAGTATCACGAAACGATAACCGAGAAAAATATTACTGGGTCTCgcatatatacctacattgaCGATGATTCTTATTTTCCCAATAAAGACTTACTGACAAAGCCGTACAAATCGCATTTGTCTCGAAAAAACGCGTCAGCGTTACCAACTTTGCAAAACCGAAAGCCCTTCGTTGAACGTTACAACAAAAAAGTTATCGACGATAATCCCGGAGATACTACAATTCGCACTAATCATTATCTCCACAGAGATTCCGAGACAATGTACATCATAGTCGATTTAATGCCGAACGCCAAGTCCAGTTCCTACGATTTTGATGACTCACAAATACTGTTGTGCACAATCACATTCGACAAAATTCATCGCTCTTTAACCGTCGATCCCGATTTCACGTACCAAGAGCCTTACGAAATTCACGGCACTGATATGAATTACGATTATTGGATCGAACATGCATCCGAAATTCAGTATCCTCAAGATTTGGAAACTGAAGTTAAAGAATTGCGTGGT GTAATGCAGAAGTTGAGCTACAGGGAAGCAGAAATCTTTCCTCAAATTGGATTACCTCCAGCTAATCGCCTGCGGATTTTTGTCAATCTGGACATTATGTCTGTTCACAACTTTCCGTACGATAGTTTGTTCGTGACGTATCACATTGAATTGCCTGAATATTGGAGTACAGATCAACCGGAACGTTTGACTGGTCGGACACAGCGATGTTCAATGACAAAAGGAAGTGCAAATTTCAGTTACGTAGCCGAATTTTGCATCGAGTTAAATTCATCCCGGTTAGAAGATGAGAAATCCTCAATTGCCTGGCCGTGGATTCTTATTTCGATAGCTTCTCTTGATAGCTGGACCAG GTACCGAATCGAAGGGTATGCGGCTGAAGCGCTTCCAGCTACTTCCGGATGTCACTACTTGACGTTGCATACTTGGCGACCAGTTGGAGACTTTTTAAACACTCTTCGCCGCTTCTTTACTGGCGGAACGTACGAGCTTCAAGATCTGTCTTATTGTGGTATTCCCGCAATGTATGACGATACGAAATTGGAAAAAGCAAATTTGGAGACCGTGCCAAGCGGTCAGATTGAACTGAAATTGAACATCATCCAGCAGAGCCGATCTTTCATTGATGGCAGCTGCTTTAAACGCGACACTTTCGAACGTCTAAGTGCTGGGCGACTTATGAACAGTGTTAACGACGTTCTTGAACAATTTAAGGCTGCCAGAGAACGGATGATAAAAGCACGCATCATGAACTCGTGA
- the rho-4 gene encoding rhomboid-related protein 2 isoform X1, whose product MNVFYPHKMMRQISEISYVGSFKLIRMASTQDAEGGITIPLQYNDAHWKSIFEKYDLDGDGKISYHELRAMIRGSAYTNDIPTRVVKMIMHEADLDDSGYLDYPEFIAMIHRKDMQGVFGHYVQRYVHCMVPQRRLASQVSRTSQYSSDTIDGLYEEEYSCNPPAIAMVIISLLEIILFLYDAIAHKALTVEGPAAQLFIYHPEKRKEVWRYVTYMFVHVGIFHLVVNLLVQILLGVPLEMVHRWWRVLTIYLAGVIAGSLGTSVSDPHVLLAGASGGVYALMTAHVATIIMNWSQMEYAILQLLVFVVLAVVDVGQAVYNRYILDVEKQIGYVAHLAGAVAGLLVGINILRNLEVKTWEKVVWWASIVIYIGLMTAAILWNIFRPEYV is encoded by the exons ATGAACGTCTTTTACCCGCATAAAATGATGCGACAGATATCCGAAATTTCCTACGTTGG GAGTTTCAAACTAATAAGGATGGCTAGTACTCAAGATGCCGAGGGTGGTATCACCATACCTCTACAGTACAACGATGCT CACTGGAAGTCGATATTTGAAAAGTATGACTTGGATGGAGATGGAAAAATATCTTATCATGAATTGAGAGCAATGATTCGAGGGTCTGCTTACACGAACGACATACCGACTCGTGTTGTCAAGATGATAATGCACGAAGCAGATTTAGACGATTCCGGATACTTAGATTACCCAGAATTTATAGCTATG ATTCATAGAAAAGATATGCAAGGTGTCTTCGGACATTATGTGCAACGTTATGTTCACTGTATGGTACCACAGCGCCGACTGGCATCGCAGGTGTCACGAACATCGCAATATTCAAGCGATACAATTGACGGGCTTTACGAGGAAGAATATAGTTGTAACCCACCAGCGATTGCCATGGTGATCATCTCCCTTTTGgagattattttattcctttatGACGCAATAGCGCACAAAGCACTCACAGTTGAAGGACCTGCGGCGCAACTATTTATCTACCATCCAGAAAAACGGAAAGAGGTGTGGCGATACGTAACTTATATGTTTGTCCATGTCGG TATCTTTCATCTCGTCGTCAATCTGCTGGTGCAAATATTGCTGGGAGTGCCGTTAGAGATGGTGCACAGGTGGTGGAGAGTGCTCACCATATATTTGGCCGGTGTCATCGCCGGGTCGTTGGGAACTTCGGTATCTGATCCACACGTCTTGCTGGCAGGTGCATCAGGCGGTGTTTATGCCCTGATGACTGCTCACGTCGCGACAATAATCATGAACTGGTCCCAAATGGAGTACGCAATTCTTCAACTGCTGGTGTTTGTCGTGCTGGCTGTGGTTGATGTTGGCCAAGCAGTTTACAACCGATACATATTGGATGTTGAGAAACAAATTGGGTATGTCGCGCATTTGGCTGGCGCTGTGGCAGGTTTGCTTGTCGGTATCAATATTCTCCGTAATCTTGAAGTTAAAACGTGGGAAAAGGTTGTGTGGTGGGCGAGCATCGTTATATATATTGGGCTCATGACTGCCGCTATTCTCTGGAATATTTTTCGTCCTGAATATGTATGA
- the rho-4 gene encoding rhomboid-related protein 2 isoform X2, whose translation MASTQDAEGGITIPLQYNDAHWKSIFEKYDLDGDGKISYHELRAMIRGSAYTNDIPTRVVKMIMHEADLDDSGYLDYPEFIAMIHRKDMQGVFGHYVQRYVHCMVPQRRLASQVSRTSQYSSDTIDGLYEEEYSCNPPAIAMVIISLLEIILFLYDAIAHKALTVEGPAAQLFIYHPEKRKEVWRYVTYMFVHVGIFHLVVNLLVQILLGVPLEMVHRWWRVLTIYLAGVIAGSLGTSVSDPHVLLAGASGGVYALMTAHVATIIMNWSQMEYAILQLLVFVVLAVVDVGQAVYNRYILDVEKQIGYVAHLAGAVAGLLVGINILRNLEVKTWEKVVWWASIVIYIGLMTAAILWNIFRPEYV comes from the exons ATGGCTAGTACTCAAGATGCCGAGGGTGGTATCACCATACCTCTACAGTACAACGATGCT CACTGGAAGTCGATATTTGAAAAGTATGACTTGGATGGAGATGGAAAAATATCTTATCATGAATTGAGAGCAATGATTCGAGGGTCTGCTTACACGAACGACATACCGACTCGTGTTGTCAAGATGATAATGCACGAAGCAGATTTAGACGATTCCGGATACTTAGATTACCCAGAATTTATAGCTATG ATTCATAGAAAAGATATGCAAGGTGTCTTCGGACATTATGTGCAACGTTATGTTCACTGTATGGTACCACAGCGCCGACTGGCATCGCAGGTGTCACGAACATCGCAATATTCAAGCGATACAATTGACGGGCTTTACGAGGAAGAATATAGTTGTAACCCACCAGCGATTGCCATGGTGATCATCTCCCTTTTGgagattattttattcctttatGACGCAATAGCGCACAAAGCACTCACAGTTGAAGGACCTGCGGCGCAACTATTTATCTACCATCCAGAAAAACGGAAAGAGGTGTGGCGATACGTAACTTATATGTTTGTCCATGTCGG TATCTTTCATCTCGTCGTCAATCTGCTGGTGCAAATATTGCTGGGAGTGCCGTTAGAGATGGTGCACAGGTGGTGGAGAGTGCTCACCATATATTTGGCCGGTGTCATCGCCGGGTCGTTGGGAACTTCGGTATCTGATCCACACGTCTTGCTGGCAGGTGCATCAGGCGGTGTTTATGCCCTGATGACTGCTCACGTCGCGACAATAATCATGAACTGGTCCCAAATGGAGTACGCAATTCTTCAACTGCTGGTGTTTGTCGTGCTGGCTGTGGTTGATGTTGGCCAAGCAGTTTACAACCGATACATATTGGATGTTGAGAAACAAATTGGGTATGTCGCGCATTTGGCTGGCGCTGTGGCAGGTTTGCTTGTCGGTATCAATATTCTCCGTAATCTTGAAGTTAAAACGTGGGAAAAGGTTGTGTGGTGGGCGAGCATCGTTATATATATTGGGCTCATGACTGCCGCTATTCTCTGGAATATTTTTCGTCCTGAATATGTATGA